The following are encoded together in the Lathyrus oleraceus cultivar Zhongwan6 chromosome 3, CAAS_Psat_ZW6_1.0, whole genome shotgun sequence genome:
- the LOC127127794 gene encoding nuclear transport factor 2 — protein MATSEQLAPTKTPAPDVVGHAFVDQYYHMLHESPQLVHRFYQEVSKLGRPEPNGIMSITTTMTEIDKKILSLGYSELNAEIISVDAQESYGGGVIVLVTGFMTGKDDIKQKFTQSFFLAPQEKGYFVLNDVFRYVDENGIEESDHVIVSPTSTDNVSEPPVLEAQVPEQISVTVEDGVGEEVYNPENEQVSVEEEEVPVAEVLDEIPDDSQMISGLASQIEEVPKKSYASIVKVMKEGGVPSSIVTAVSVKSVRKIQEQQSTTAPPPFSGPETNGSSINTNEGGNNQETEVEGYSIYVKGLPGNATPALLENEFKKFGPIKSGGIQVRTQKGFSFGFVEFEVESAVHKAVEVSPVQISGRYVIVEEKRSTNRGYRGRFSTGRTPGFRGEGARGRGNYGNSRSFGRGDFNGRGDINGHGDYNGRGDFNGRGDFNGRGDFNGRGEYGYRNGNRGGFSSRGGDVYQRNDHMGTNGGRMNRAGGSSVNSAPKPTGAQRVPASA, from the exons ATGGCAACATCAGAGCAGCTAGCTCCAACCAAAACTCCGGCACCTGATGTT GTTGGTCATGCCTTTGTTGATCAGTACTATCATATGTTGCATGAAAGCCCTCAGCTGGTGCATAGGTTTTACCAAGAAGTCAGTAAGCTTGGTCGTCCTGAACCAAATGGGATAATGAGCATCACTACCACTATGACT GAAATTGACAAGAAGATACTATCATTGGGTTATAGTGAGCTGAATGCAGAGATTATATCTGTGGATGCACAAGAGTCCTATGGTGGGGGAGTGATTGTCTTGGTGACGGGGTTTATGACGGGAAAGGATGATATTAAACAGAAATTTACTCAAAGTTTCTTCCTTGCTCCTCAAGAGAAAGGCTACTTTGTTTTGAATGATGTTTTCAGATATGTTGATGAAAATGGAATAGAAGAGTCTGATCATGTAATTGTATCACCTACTTCTACTGACAATG TGTCAGAACCACCTGTGCTAGAGGCGCAAGTTCCAGAGCAAATATCTGTGACTGTTGAGGATGGTGTTGGGGAAGAAGTCTACAATCCTGAAAATGAGCAAGTGTCTGTTGAAGAAGAGGAAGTTCCTGTTGCTGAAGTTCTTGATGAAATTCCTGATGATTCACAGATGATATCTGGATTGGCATCCCAAATTGAAGAAGTACCAAAGAAGTCATATGCCTCTATT GTTAAGGTAATGAAAGAGGGTGGAGTACCATCCTCCATAGTGACAGCTGTTTCTGTGAAATCTGTCCGTAAGATTCAAGAACAGCAGAGCACCACTGCACCTCCACCATTCAGTGGGCCAGAAACAAATGGATCTAGTATAAACACCAACGAAGGTGGAAACAATCAAGAAACTGAAG TTGAGGGCTATTCAATTTATGTGAAAGGGCTGCCTGGAAATGCTACGCCTGCACTTCTCGAGAATGAGTTCAAGAAGTTTGGCCCTATTAAAAGTGGTGGTATCCAAGTTAGGACGCAAAAG GGTTTTTCCTTTGGCTTTGTGGAGTTTGAAGTGGAAAGTGCTGTGCACAAGGCAGTCGAG GTTTCACCAGTTCAGATCAGTGGCCGTTACGTTATTGTTGAGGAAAAGAGATCAACTAATCGAG GTTATAGAGGGCGATTCTCGACTGGAAGGACACCTGGATTCAGGGGTGAGGGAGCAAGAGGACGAGGAAACTATGGAAATAGCCGAAGTTTTGGACGTGGAGACTTCAACGGTCGCGGAGACATTAACGGCCACGGAGACTACAACGGTCGTGGAGACTTCAACGGTCGTGGAGACTTCAATGGACGTGGAGACTTTAACGGAAGAGGGGAATATGGATATAGGAATGGTAACCGGGGAGGATTTTCAAGCCGTGGAGGTGATGTGTATCAGAGAAACGACCATATGGGAACCAATGGTGGCCGCATGAATCGTGCTGGTGGTTCTTCTGTTAACTCGGCACCCAAACCTACTGGTGCTCAACGTGTTCCTGCCTCTGCTTGA